Within Dermacentor variabilis isolate Ectoservices chromosome 8, ASM5094787v1, whole genome shotgun sequence, the genomic segment ttgatgtgcctccttcgcggcaagcgaaaacacaatcgaggccgcctgatgaagggcgacaaggttccgccgagccggcagaatcacggcggcattgcagaccttggaccatgggtattcggcatgacctgcgtgaccaccgggcagttccgactattcaaggtcgacagacgagacgcggcgacgctaggccccattattgcagccaacgttgaaccgggggccaccatccacagtgatgaatgggccgcatacaacggCATCCCGAACTTAGCGGATGCTAACGgagtgagcctcaatctgcaatgggaaactaaaccagacagcatgaaattGGGCATGAAgtggacccgatcacgggcgttcacacgcaaaaaatggaaaattattggcatgcagaaagtgaagcgccacctcctctccgcctggagtcgcacctcacatggctgtgttgggtagtcaattaatggccacacgcgctgcaaagactcatttctgcgtttgttagaagcgatcgctcggcgctacccagtgtgaaggtacatgagaaagtaatgaaaaacaaagcgcagtgttctgaccctttgcttttgtatgaatgtttcccggcattgctgcgcgcttacgtacacggtacgccagcggcgcagcgttttcttatatataagcgcgagcagcgagcgatgtgttcaaagaccagcgcaagaaagcaggcgcacaccaaatatgcgcgcctgcacctagccgcaccgaatcaagccagagaaaaggaaagcagcgacaagcgatcgtataaaagcgcagtgcacaaaccagacgcacaccaatctgcgctcgaaaaagcgactgtataaaagcctagtgcacaaaccaggcgcacatcaatctgcgctcagaaaagcgcgcgtaagcacgtagcgagccgcgccaatccaatccagaagccaaaggagaggggggaagtaatgtgtgacactaagttcagtgttacccggCAGGCTCCATCGTGACCCCCGCCACAGAAAAAGTGGCGCGAAAATCCGCTCACGGCCACTAAAGCCCCTTGACGGCCACAGGCACACGGGCACGCCTGGTGGTGTAGTCGTATATTATAGTTTGTGATTATCCAGTGCGCTCATTCGATTCTCGTCTGCTGCACGCGCCGGCGCAAGCGGtggtatagtgaactagaaggtgGTAGTGGGATCAGGGAGAGCCCGCgggcgtggcctccgcgatcggcTCCGTTCCGTTGCTCCGGCCATTCCATTCGCACGGAGAGAGCGTAATCGGAGAAAGTGGTGTGACTGCTCCTCTCGCCGCACCGTGGCGCGCGCAACCCAAGGCTCGCTTTGCCTGATGCGGACGGGCGCAGAGGACGAAAACGCAGTTTTCGCAGTCTGTATGCGACGCGCACTAGAAAATTATCGCACAGCACAAGTAGCTGACTGGTGCAATTAGGCAATTGCTTTTTAAATTATGACGAAGACTTAGGACCGGGGTGAGGCAGATCGTCATGAGAGCGTTCGTTTCACAACACACAGGCAATTCTCTTTATTTCTGTAGCCGTGCATGGTTTGAAAACACGGAACACTTTACAGTTGAGCGGAAAggattatttttttctgcagttCTTTTACATATTAGTTTAGAACCTGAAATTACTTTTGATATATAGAGATCAAGGAGTTCTGTCAGTTTTCCTCTAGAAATGGTACAAATGTGATTTGTACTTACATGCGTGTAATATGTTTAGCTTTTAACGCTTGCAGATGCCACTGAATGCATTGTCCCACTCAAATGTCGGGCTTCCTTTTTGTAGATGGCTCTTTTGTGACGCGTTCAAATGTATCATATTGTACTCCAATCCTGCTACAGCCTCGAAAGAGGCTAGCAGTATCCCCAAATAAATAAAAGCCTGCAATgcataaggttttttttttacgttgtgcATGGTTGGAACTGAGGCGAATTTGGTCTCGTTTTTATTCTTTCGCGCGCGGCAAGCAAGAAAGAGGGTTTAAAGCGCCGAAGCTACAGCTTGGCAGGAGGACAGATAAAACCATTTGAGGATAAATGACATTTTATTTACAAAGGCAAAATCGGAGCCATATTGTTCGGCATCCGTTTTTACATTGTGTTTATTTTAAACACTGAGCACTTTCCTGTGCAGTGGCTTGCAGGCCAGCTTCTTGCGGTAAGCAGCCCTGTCTGTCACAGTAGCGCCGACGTTGGCGAGGAGTGGCCTCATGAACTTATCAAACACTACAGATAGTGTGCTTGCGGCGTGGTCCTCCCTTGCTGGGCAAACGAAAAGGGGGCACTGCTCTAGTCGAGGCAATAACAGTTCAGCCAGCTGCTGACGCACGTTGCTCTTTTTTATGTGCGGCAGGGCAATGTCAACAGCCTTCTTAACGGTCACAAGGACCGTGACAAATTCTGACCTTGGGAATGTTAGCCCACCCCTTGATTGCAGGTCAATAAGCCCCATCAGCACGGGGCTGGGTCCATCCGACTGGTGGAGGGGAGGGCAGAAGCTGCATGTTCTCCGCTCCTCAACTGCTCTCACCACGAACCCTGCTATATAAGCGATGCTGGCATTTGCTATGGTTGATGGGGGCCGCTGCACTGAAATAGAACATACCCATATTAGTATATGGAGCTAGAAATTCTGCAATGTATTCCCATTTGTGAAAGCacaaaaaaaactgcttttggcACTAACCTATAAAAACGTTTCGCAGAGCAAATTTTAGACAGCATGTAGACAAAGCTTGTGCATAAACCAAATATGACATTTATCATATCGCCACTCAACGTGCATTCCCtcaaaattttcaaattttgggCATTGATACCACTCAGTTGTTATAGCCTTGACATAACGCGAAATGATCGCTTTTTGGTGGCAGTTCACATGGGTGGAGTAGGTGAACGAGTGTGCACTCACGAGGCATCGCTTTCAGGGATGTGAAGAGCTCGTCAATGTGCATCACAAAATCTTCAGTGCCCGTGAACCTGAAACAAAAATATGCACACTATTCATATCAGCCAAATATATGTATTAGACGAATCGCTGTTGGCTGCAAAAGAACAGCACTAGTAGTCCAGCGAGCCAGCCAAGCGTAAGCTCTTGAGAAACATTTGATGCAAGATATACCTGGCTGGGGCAACTTGCGCTGTCTCGGTCGAATCATGCGTGGTTGCCTGTGCTTTTGCTTCAGCCGGAACATCAAATTCGGAGGACGTCACATTCAGGGAGGCACCATGCATACTGCAATACATGTAAAACAGTTACCACCACTACTAAGCAGCAGCCACATAAAACCAAAAACTGCTTGTAAGACATATTGCCCATCGGCACAGCAGGATTTGCGTGCTCGTGTGTTCTGAACTGTAAAAAATTCCAGTCAGCCGGCAGGCTACAACACTAGTAGCTGCTCGCATCGTGAAATCTTAGTTGTGCAAGGGCCTGAAATGTGATAAGCTTTCTATTTTGAAACAAGATACAACCAGTTCCCAACTATGAGCACTCGTCCCGGAGCTCAAATAACATGCACGTACCTCAAAACAGTCTGTCCGTTTTCAACGTTTGAAGCTTGGGATGGGCACAGGCTGCCAGTCCGCAAGATCCTCTCCAGGCTAAATGTCACGGCTCTTGCATCGAGACAGTCGTTGCCGCCAGCCATTTGCCGCAAAGAACTGAAGAGGAGCTCGACGGGGTCGCTCGAGAAGTTCCTTGTTAAAACATAAAAGAAGCCGCTCTCGAGAAGGTACTTAATGCATAGTACCGTAGATTTGCTTGTCAGCAAGATAGCTTCGTAGGTTTCAGCACTAAGAAACTTTTTCCCGCTCCTTTTACAGGCATTGTAGAGAGTTTCGAGGTAGTCTGGGAACTCCTTCTCAAGCCATTGTAGGCGTTCGTCGGTAGCGCAAAAAAAGTGCATTTGGTCAGGCTTTCTCATATGCACATGTGCTGTTCGGTTGGCCACATTGTGGATGGAAAACCACTTCTGCATCATCTTCATAAACAATATTGTTGCGTCTGCGTTCCTGAACTGTTCTGCCTGAGGGTGGTAACTGGGGTATTCTTTCAAAAAGGAAAGCGCCGAGATAACTTCATCGGAAAACAGCTGCACTGCTCTGCCCACATGCATCTTCTCAAAATTAGTTGGCTCTATGTGTTTCTGTGTCAGGAATCGAACAGGTTTCACAATCTCGTTTTTTTGAAGGACATAGAGCTGCTTCACAAACTCTCCAGTTATTTGCTGACTGCCATCTGTCATTTCCCCGTCCAGAAAAAGGCTTCGCACGTTTTTTATAATATGACACTGGTCAAAGGACAAGAATAGGCTTCTTTCTGGATCACATGGATGACTGACCACTGGCTTGAGGGAGCCATTGCCCAGGTGGCGCATCATTGTGACATTAATCTTGTGGTTATCCGTGACGATCCGGACGACGTAGAGGCCACACTTTTCAACTTCAGCGATCACTTCTTTTGTCAGCTGATACAGGAGCTTGCCACTTAATCGGTTAGTGAAGAAAAAGCCACAAGGAATTTTGTACGACGTGGACAGGCCTGTTGCAACGAAACACAGCACCTTGTTGGCAAGCACGATGTTGTTTACATTCTCTCCTGTCCCAGCGTCTTCTCTCACAGTTTGCTGACCAAAAAAGCAGTCCATTTTACGATCGTAGATGTATTTGGAGCTTATAGCCATTTCATCCACAATAATTGAGGAAAACCGCGCTTGCTCTTTCAGCTGCCCCACCTCTTGCTTTAGGCGTTCTTTCATTAATGGTGTGATCCCACTTTCACTGTTGGATTTGCCAACATAGCGAAGTAGCGTGTTTTTTGAAGGCAATTTCAGCAGTCCTCTGTTGCGTATGTAACGGTATGCCTTAGGGGACAAGTAGTACAAGACTACACATTCCCGGACAAAGTCTGGAGACCACACGGGCCGTTGCCTTGACGCATTGGCGATCTGTTCCGCTAGGCAGTCTTCTAAGCAGAACTGGGCTGTGCCGACCTTGTCCAAGCACTTTCTCAACGCTGAGTGGAGAGCGTGGTTTTCAAAACCACTGAGCTTCTTTTTTAGGCGGCTGTTTTCTCGCTGCAGTCTCCCGATAGCATCTGCTTTCCTGAACAATTGCACTCTCATTCGGTTTATAGTCCTCGAATCCGACTGCTTGCGCGGTAGAAGGTCATCGGTAGTTTGCGTTGCGCAATCAAGCGCCTCACTATACTGCTGTAATTCACCGACTGCATCTTGTGCACTTGGTTCCTCATATCCTGCACCTTTAGGACTTGCTTCTTCATCTCCTAACAAGGGTGCATGAATCAGGCTATCTTCATACACTACAGCAAACGAGCAGGCAGAAGTTGCCGAATGGCCTGTGCTTTTTTCGCGACCACAGGCTGAACCAGCAGCTTCATCAGGGCCGCTTGATAAATTTGATGCCCTTTCTTGGTTTGGAGTAGAATTCTGCGTGAATCGCTCCAACTTGCGTCTTTTttgtggctgttgtggctgcatgTAGCTTGGGTAGCCCGCGAACACGCTCGGAACAGCATCCCGTTTCAGGCGCCGCAGCTTTGTGGACCCCAAAGTATAATCCGAATCTAAAAAGTGAAGGCTGCAGACGACACTGCTAGCAGACTTGTCATTTGGGACAAAATCTTTTCTTGATATGGCCTTCAGCCATGCTTGGCGGCGATCATCATTCGCGGGAAATTCGTGAAAACTTATtccaagtttcttttttctgtcagaGCGGCAGAAAGGTACGCAGCAGTACATTTATCTGCAAAATACAGAAGCAGATAGGATTGTGGTGCGAAGCTCATGACAGAGAACCGATGCAGTTTTCATCACACAGCAAATAATTTCATTGCGGGATCACATTAGCTACACGAAACCACTCGCAACTACCAGGAGCACATGCACCATAGCAAAACAAAGCCCAGCAGAAAGTTCTCGCTTCAAGAGCAAGAAAGCAGAGCTCAGAACTTCTGACTCTCGTGGTGGCGTATAAACAATGCACGAGCGCTTATCGTAATTAATTATGTTGTTCGAGCCAGAGAGAGTTTCACTGTAAAGTAGCTGCCCATTACTTTAAAAATCGAGTGAAAGGCACAAAATTCATACCTGAGTTTTGTCATACAGCGCGGCAACTTTTGCAACAACAAAAGAATGACATTCAGCACGATGGCATGCAATCTGGACGAAATGTTGCGCGGTAAGAGCCTCGGTTGCCCCAGTCGGCTTTTAGACGACCACTAAAGCTGCATGCAAAAGCAATCCGTAAGTGTTTAACAACGTACCTCGACTTCTTTGTAGCTGCAAGAAGGAGTCGAAAGAAATTGACTTCGTATTCACCGTTCTTCTGCGTGAAAACGTGCCAACAGCGTTGATGTCGCCACTGAAATCGCAGGCAGTGCCGGCCAGGCGAGCGCCGCTTGAGCCTTGGGCTAAGGTCGCCACCTCGCGGTGTGTTGCGGAGTTAGCATAATTACACTTCTCCGCTGCGCTACGCGCCGAATGGGACGGCCGGAGCAACGGCGCgccgccggagctgatcgcggaggccacgccgCGGGcgtggcatctcacgtcgacgccgccagatggTGCCACAagagcatgggctgtacggaacgcgaaactcTGAGCATTTTCCAGgtagagaaagccgtgtgcgcttggtatcacgccgaaaaaagaaagcgcgcagctccgtagcatgttttctgaaaacttcctctgaaattaagacaaggcgcagagaaaggGGGAAAGACGGACGTTTTTCgagcttgcgtgaaaataaagccgacccaacgagtgcagtgtggccacaaacaactctttattggtacaaaagatgggcggctactcctttctcaaagtgcatggctgctacgaaagaggcactatgaggaacggcttatcttcgcgtgcaatttctttttacgacgcgttcctgtcgcgattggttgatcccttttacatagaagtgcagcctggtcagcacatagaacttggtcaactctgttgtgagcgcatccgagtgctggctgcagcctaaggcatagccgaagttctccttcactagcaacattacatccactatgctgtcactgcagagtttctctgGGCTgaagaacatgcacagtgaagatgtcctccaacttcttcactgccctgaaaagctccagcgaaggatataacaaccctcccttgtcgcatgtcacagcgaactcagagtttctgttttccgtattgggggtttccaaaagaaaggccttgcaagacatgcagtaataacacttcagaaactttcgagcaacataccctgccatgtaatgtattagacggtcgtcgctcttctgctccaccaactctctgtgctcagTAGGAATACTACGAggcatgcgctcggctgaaggtttccttcctcaatgagatggtcgattgcagcagccctggcttattgtgctggagcatcttgcgcactcaggagagaactcatttctccactagctccattaaggtcagcattgcctgagcgtactattttcgcaaaagttataaaaggataggcaagtaacgacaattagaaactgcgttggtgttgggtggacattagacccacatgattgcctgactatagcgaaaaagttttccagcgaatcctggcttaacctggaTGTCATAATATACCTAAATCCCTGCCTGACAcgataatccagcagtgataatgTGCTGGATGTCGTCACCTTTAGGCCATCTGCAGTAGGatcgcttaaaaatccacctattcttttagcgtgtttcgcacacaaaccgcacatgtttcgtcgagttttttgtcttggcggtgcaagttgcaatcccaaattcgccgtgtttattTGTCTTTTGATGCGGTGAACAACGGctagctgcttttcttttttgcacttatatcctgtttcacagccgggagcgaagcagtgTCGTTAccgttgacgtttcgaccttcctacttctcacgtgttcggccgactgcgcgcgaaacGGACTCGAACGGTAGGTTGAACACCAAAAAGCAGTCAACGTCGCGAAGCAAGCCTgcatgaacaagcgcgcgaagcactttattctatggcgaagcagcggagggagccagcccacgcgactacagcgccgccaccgaaatccgcgtctcgtccacactcgccgcctcgctgcaatgcatagggcgctccggctcctgagcccactacccccttctagaacaccatagcGGTGGTACCATTGCTAGGCGACGGCCGGCCATGCGCAGTGTAGAGCCATGTGACACGTACTGCGGAGA encodes:
- the LOC142591273 gene encoding uncharacterized protein LOC142591273, which encodes MHVGRAVQLFSDEVISALSFLKEYPSYHPQAEQFRNADATILFMKMMQKWFSIHNVANRTAHVHMRKPDQMHFFCATDERLQWLEKEFPDYLETLYNACKRSGKKFLSAETYEAILLTSKSTVLCIKYLLESGFFYVLTRNFSSDPVELLFSSLRQMAGGNDCLDARAVTFSLERILRTGSLCPSQASNVENGQTVLSMHGASLNVTSSEFDVPAEAKAQATTHDSTETAQVAPARFTGTEDFVMHIDELFTSLKAMPLQRPPSTIANASIAYIAGFVVRAVEERRTCSFCPPLHQSDGPSPVLMGLIDLQSRGGLTFPRSEFVTVLVTVKKAVDIALPHIKKSNVRQQLAELLLPRLEQCPLFVCPAREDHAASTLSVVFDKFMRPLLANVGATVTDRAAYRKKLACKPLHRKVLSV